Genomic DNA from Eschrichtius robustus isolate mEscRob2 chromosome 4, mEscRob2.pri, whole genome shotgun sequence:
CGGGTATGCCAGGACTGAGCATTAACCCTCAGAGCTGGCAATGTGGAGGGTACCAGATACCCCGACCAGAGCAATTTCCGTGCTTGCAACTGCTGGCTGGATTCTGAACCCAGGTATGTGCAGCACACAGGTGCCTGAATCTCCCCTGCCCTGTCTTCTCCTCGGGCCGCAATTCCCTTCATCTCCTACAACTCAGCTCATGTGCTCCCTCTATCATGAAACCTTCCCTAATCCCGCCAGTCAAATCTAACTCCCATAACATTTACCTTGTTTCTGAATTATTTATTGGCGACTATGTctggatatttgttgaatggataagtCCTTGGATTATAGAAATATGCTATGTGAACTCATACAGGATAAGACAATATGCTCAACAAAAGTGTAGTATGATTACTGCCACTATTAAGGCAGCACAAGAGTCTCTAAACAAAAACATCTGCAGATAGTCACCTGTGGGCACAGTGTCACAGGGTGCTGCCTAGCCTGCTGGGCTGATGGAGGAGCCGTGCAGCAATCCTGGTGCTTAAAGAAGACCCAGTGGTGGTTTAAAGGATTTGGGCTCTGGGCCCAGCTTTACCACTGGGCGGTGTAACCTTGGGTGAGTCACTCTAAACTTCTGGGACGCAATTTCTTCACCCTTGAAATGAATAGATTGTATCACATCTGCTCAAAGATCCTCCCACCCACCTTGGTTCATTCTCAGATCAGAAACTGAGTGGTGTTAAGAGTTACTTGTGTCCTTTCCTTTTACTTGAACTGTAACATCTCAGAGGACAGGTCTTACGCTTATTAATACTTCTTTGCATCAAGCACCGGGTCCTGGTGGATGCACAGTAAATATTCTTCGATTTAATAGATCAGAAGGGATGAATCCCCTTGGGTCTATGAAATGTACACTGGCCATGCTCAGTGACCTCCCTCTGACCTGTCACACCTTCCTCTCAAGTCATTCAatctttccttcattcatttacccTGGAGTTCTTACTGGGGGCCATATTCCCTAGAACTATAGAGTTCTGGTTCATGACCCAGCTCTGTCCCTAATTTTGTGTCTCTTAGCCCTGCTGGCTTTGAGTTGAGGAAATCAAGACACATGGTCTAAAACACAAGCCAGAACAGTGGAACAGGGCTGTCTTGGATAATCTAGCCCATGAAACTGAGGGACTTGCAAAAAGCAGTAGGTTATGCCACATTAGGGAGTCTCTTGCATGCCAAGCTCAGAATTTCTGCTCAGTATAATGATCCACCATGTCTACGGTACCCTGGAGCGGGCagagtgtggaggaagggaaaccAGTTAGAAAACTGAAGAAGTAGTGCAGGTGGTGGTGAGGTCTGAACTAGGAAAGGGAAGAGATGGGGCCACTGCCTCAAGCCTGTTCTTGGATGGCACCTTTGTTAGGGACAGACCTGAGGACACTGAGTCAACACCCACTCTGCTCCAGGTACCGAGTCCATTCTTGAGATATTCCCTGCATGCTGGCAGCATGGAAAGTATCAGACAGAAAGTGGGGATGTGGCAGAAAGTAAAGACAGAAAGTACACATCTAAACACAGCGTGCTAAGTGCTGGCCGGAGGTACAAACAGGGCGCTAATGGGAACGGGGCTACGCAGAGGAAGCTATGTTTGGACTGCGAGGGCCGGATTCCCTCCTTTTGCCTCTCCAGATCCACTCTCCACCTTTCTCCACTTTGCTCTCTGACTTGCCCTCCAGGAGGCTGAACTGTATGCACCACAACGGGCTTCTTTGTCCTTGGCTTCTGGCTGCATATCAGAGtagggggggagagggagggcagaGTATAGATTCCCTTCACTCCCAGAGGTTAACCTTGAGTTAGCTGTGTCCCTCCCTACTCCTCCCAAGGTGGTCTATTCTACAAGACCCTCCTTCTGGGTTCTGGTTACTATTCTCTCCTCCTAGGCCTGACTCCTGACAGCTCTGCAATTATGATCCCCTGTGGTTTTCTTATACACCAGCTGTACCTTTGTAATTCATTCCTTTATCCCAGTTTGATtgtatctctctctcttgttGGGACTCTCACTGATATACACTGGGCCTTTGAAATAAGAATTTGCAATTCTTTGGGACCTTATCCCTTAGTAAACTGTGATCTCCTCCATGAGGAGTTACGTCTTGTTAATCTGAGCTCtgtttctccccacctccactgttTACCAGAGTTTCCATTCATAATGGTTGTTTATCAATTATTTGTTAGAAGATGTTAATTTCTCCTCAGTCACAGCCATTTCTTTGACCCCCAGCTGGTCCTGTGTGGCTCAGTCCCAAATACTGCCCTCTGAGTCCATGGCCCCTGGCGAGACGACTCAGGCGAGGGGCTAAAGCTCCATTTTCTCCTTCACCTGCTGGCTGCTCTCACCTCACTGTTTCTTAATCAAGAGGCCAAATGTTCCTACTCAGGCCTTTTCCTGCCCAATGCCCTAAAGTTTCCAGACTTCACCTCAATGTCAGATGCATGTGACCTCAGAAAAGACCCTAAATCTCTATCATAATTTCCAAGACTGCAAaatcaagataaaaataatactaaCTTTACAGGGTTTCTgggagaataaaaacaaacatgacattccataaaatttactgtctttCCCATGAAATATATCAGTGACTCTAAAGAATAAGCACATTCTCTCCAGCCCCCCCTACTTTCTTTGACTGTTTCCGTGAGGTAAACACTGCATTAATACATCGAGCAAAATCATAATAACAACTGACATTTCCTGAGTACTTACTCTCTGCCAggaactattctaagcactttatatgtcatttcatttaatctccaCAAGAGCCATGTATGATACAGCTTtctttatccctattttacagatgaggaaaaataaGGGCACCCTGATGAAGTACTCTGCCCAAGGTCAGGAGCCAGAACTGAAACCCAGGAAGCTCAACCCAAAGCCTTTGCTTAACCAGTCTCATTGGTTTACATACATGAAGACATATGTGAAGACAAATTATAAAGATGGGCCACAATTAATGAACTATCATGGGGAAATTATTAAGAGACTAAAAGTAAAGTTTGCACTTGTGGAAATTCTTAGGAATTATAATTCAGCTAGGTGTTGCGCTCCAAAATTCAAACTGAATCCATTGTGTTTGGTTAACTGAACGGCATTCTTAGCACCTCAGTGTCATCAAGGCCACGTGCTCTAGCCAGAGACTCACCTGAACTTAGCTCATGCTCCACTTCCTGCATGATCACCCCGGGGGAGGCGGTGGTGGTCTCCGTGTCTATCAGCATACAGGTCActctggggggcacagttgcttGGGCCGTGGTCTCGGTGGGCACTGGCTCAGCTGGGGCATGTGAAGTGGCTCTGTGGCCAGAGCTGTGCTCCTCCGCTGGGGGCTCTGATGTGGTTAGAGCTCCTGTGGGCTTGGTGCTGGCCTCAGCGGAGTTACGGTTGGTGCTCACAGAGGCAGAGGGAACCTCCTCTGGTGGTGAGGTTGATGGGGGTGAAGGTGATGAGGCTGGCGCTTGAGGGGAGGTGAGTGCGGGAGACTCAACGGGGGGCTGCGACCCTGTAGCTGGCACCCTGGCCTCGGGAGTGTCTGAAGTGTGTTCCTCGAGCGTGGGTGTTAAGTGGACCCCACCGCTTGTTGGTGAGGCGTCTGCGTCTGTGCCCTCCCAGTTGGAGGCTGGGCTGGTGGGTTCCTCTTCTCTGGGCTCTGCGGAGTCGTTCTTGGCGGATGGAAATGTCCGGGCCGATGCTGTATCTGGGAGGACCGAGGTGCTGGGCGTTCCACCGGTAGGGGAGACGGGAGGGCTTTGCGGAGAGCTGGTCCAGAAGGCCGTTGGTGGGCTGCTCTTTGCCGGAAGAGAAACAGGCGAGAGGGTTGATGTAGACGCGCTCTGCAGCCTCAGTCCTGTAGAAGAGCCAGTACAAAGGTGGTTAGTGTGTGAAAACCTGCGCGGCGAGGCCGTTTTACAGTATTTTCACGTCTTTCTCATTTTACACTGTGCCTCTGTAATTGAGAAggtgactttaaaaatattttcttcccactGTTGCTCTCTCCTCCCTTGGTGACTATCAGGAGGAACCAGCCTGAAGGCTCAGCAGGAGCAATTAGTGGATCAGTCAACACAAGTCCAGCCAATACGCAGCAAGAACTAACCTTGTCTTCTGCTTGCTGAAAGCCATGCCCTTAAAAACCGAGACACTTTGCGAAACTGATTTTATGAGAATTGCTCTGGACAGTCGAGGGAGCTGCTGCACAACGCTTGCGGGGATGCCCAGCCTGTGCGATGCGTGTGGGGAAGGCATGGTTGGTGAGTGCAAAGCCAACCACTCACTGATTGGCTCGTCCCTGTCAGAGGAGCTCATTGATTGGCTGTTCCCTGCCGTAGGCGCTCACTGATTGGTTGCTCCCTGTTAGGGTTGTGAGCTCCGCAACCTCgcacagggatgcaagggttaTGGGCTTGTCCACTGGGGTGAATAAAGCTGTGAGCACGTTTCCTGTGGAGGAGTAAAGGGGGAGGTCCCAGACTAAAAGCTGAGAGGAAGAAGGAATCTGAAGTCTGGAAATATTGTCTTAGACTCGCACCTAGTTCTCCCAAATTCTAGCCTGGTGTCTTTACCACCATGTCATTTCGCCAAATATTCTCTTTCATGTTTTGTAAAATTTAGAGTTAGtttcctttcttcattcctcCTTACCTCCATTTACgcagtttcattcattcatttattcatccatttattcattcaagtatttaataaatggcTTCTATGTACTAGCACTCTGCTAGACCCTGAGtttatgatttcactttttatgTAACACATCTCTTGATTGCCTCTCCACACGCCTTACCATTCCCCAACTAGCTTTTCCTCTAGTCATTTCCATCTCAGTGGATGGCAAGGCCTCTCAGTTACTCAGTTAAAAACCCAGATATCATCCTTAATGCATCTCTTTCCCTCGCTGCCCCTCCtccatccaatccatcagcaaatcatGATGACTCTACCTTAAAAAGATATCCCAATCCAATCTCTGCTCATCACCTCCCTTATTATCTCAACATCACCTGAGCCACCAGTCACTTGTCTAGACAACTGCCACAGTCTCTTAATTGGTCTTCTAGCTTCCAGATTTCTTCCTTTCAGTCTACTTTTCACATGGCAGCcagtataatattttaaagtggcAAATCAGATTAACTGACCAAAACCTAACCAAGGTTGTGCTTAGAACAAAATCCAAAACTACTCCCCTATGTCATCATCTCATGTTTTCCTCATCATTCTAGTTGATCTCTACTCAAATGTCAGCTCCTCCTCAGAGGAGCCGTCCCCAGACAGTCCTAACCAAAGTCATTCCTACTCCTTCcccttgcttattttttaaaagattttttttgattttttattgtgaaaatatacataacattttaaccatttttaagtgtacagttcattggCCCTAAGTACATTTTCACTATtgttcaaccatcaccaccatccatctccagaactttttcatcttcccaaactgaaaccctgtacccattaaacaataactctctatTCTTCCCTTTCCCCAACTCCTggaaaccactattctactttctatctctatgaatttgactgctttaggtacctcatataaatagaatcatacaatatttgtccttttgtttctgacttatttcacttattagcAAAATattgtcaaggttcatccatgttagaGCACATGCcagaatttccttcatttctaaggctaaataatattcccttgtatgtatacaccacattttgtttatccattcatccactgatggccACTTGGCtttcttccaccttttggctattgtgaattatgCTGCTCTGAATATGAGTGCACAAATAGCTGTCTGAGACCATGTTTTCAATTGTTTGGGGTCTATACACTCAAAAGTGGAACTGGtggttcatatggtaattttatgtttaattttttgaggaactgtcacaccctttgctcatttttatttttcataaaataaataaaataaagtagtttCTTCTTGGAACTGCATATTATTTCTTTGCCTATTTTACCTCTCTTCtaccagaatgtaagctccatgagggtacAGGGACCTGGTCTTATTCATTGCTGTTTCCTCCAAGCCTAGAAGAGTGCCTAGGTCATCATAATTGCTCAATAAGTActtgaggaaaggaggaaggaaggggggatggaaggaaggaagagagggagggagggagggaggaaggaaggagagaggaaaggagagagtaaGGGAGATAAGGAGGGAGGTAAAGAGGGAGGGTGGAAAAATGAATTAACTTAAGAACTTTACTTAAAACAATACCCCAGTATTTCTCTACTCCCTTCTACACATCACTTAGTATGGCCACATCTATCATAGCTGCCTGGGGGCTGGCTGCCTACCTGGTGTTATTTGAAGGCAGGAAACTTGCTTAAAATGTCAACCTCTGTCCTTTCACCACAACATACACTGATGCCTGATGTCTTGTTAGGTCTTCAACTATTTAACTTTCCAAACTCTGAGGAGATTTCCTTTGGGGTAGCATATAGGTAACAGCCAAACATGATCAAGATtcgcaagggaaaaaaaaaatgggccagATTTTAgcacagaggaagggagaaaagaggaaTGCAGAGGGATGTAAGCATTTGGGATAAAATCTGCTCACTTCTTCATTCAGCTGCATGACAGACTCAGTAGCTAATGGAAAATTGTGCTATAGAATTTAACCTGAAAACAGAATTTTCTCAATATTTAACTGAATTTAACACGTGGATTGTTATCAAAATgattggtttaattttttttttttccgagaGGAAGTTACATTTTAATCAGTAAGCATCACGACAGAGGGACTTTTGTTAGCTAATTCATGATATCTGTGTATAAAGTGACAGTTTCCATCCATCCATGGGATCCTGAAAAGTTCTCTGTGTACTGACTGTATTTTCCAGTGGCTTATCATTTTAGCGATGTTGCGTGTTCATTTCTGATGGGCTTTCACCTGACCCCTGCCAAGCTGattggtttaattttatttaaagttgtTGGTCAAGACAGTAAACTACAGGAAAGTTACTCTCCTGGTAAACTGGGGGCAGACCTCCCAAATTAGGCCACATAATAGTCCATGTTTCTGTGGTTGACTTTTGGCAGCTGTGAAGTGTCAACAATTTCAGGATGAATACAGGTCAAGAGGTCTCTGAAATATGGACAAAACAACAGTTGGGACAAATATTATGAAAACATCAAATCTTCACATGTGACCTTAGAGCATACTGGCTTTGCATCCTGGTCGCTCCCATGACTCATTGAAGAttctgaggccaaaaaaaaaaaaaaagaaggcaatgtTTAACTACTGTTTATAGTATCATATAATAGGTGGGCAGATGGAGGTAGAGAGAGCCTTAGTCTGGCAGCTGAGTCAGAGTCTTTGGAATTCTGGGATGAATGAAGAATGAGTCATACGCAAAGGAGcaagacttcattcattcattcaagcttTTATTGAGTAACTTCTATGTCCATGGCCTTGCCCTCAAAGAGTTCACTATCTAACAGGACAGAAAGGACACACAACTTTCTGTAATATGATGTGATAAACACCTTATGGATTTACAAGCAAGTTGCAATGGGAGCCCCAAGGAAAGATGAATAAATATTGTATGCGGACTGTGGAatgcaaaaatatacaaagtCATTTTCAAATGACATTGAGAAAAGTCACAGAAGAGATGACATTTGAGTTGGTTCTGAAAGGATAAGAATACACAAGATGCCATTAAAGTGCATGATATTCAGGGTGACACCTCCATTGTCATTTCCAGTGGAGCTAAAAGCTGTACTATGGAAATCATTATAGTGCTGAAAATGACATGCTGCAAGAATTAGTTTTGTGGCTGGAGACATCCATTTTCTTGTTTAATTCTGACTCGTATACTTTTATAACTCCTACCCTTCCTGCTTCCAAAGAGGACTGAGTTGGTCGTTCCCGTGGCTACCTATTTAGTACTTATTTAAAGTACTTTGCAGTCTAGTTCAGATAATTCCGACTCCTAACACACAGCAATGTATAGAAATTGTGGGACAACGCTGGTCATCTTCACTTGAACAAGGCATTAAAAGCCTCTGCTTTGCCTGTTTGATGATACATTCCATATTGCTCTGAGTACATAAGGGTTGGTCTTCATGAAGATATCCAAGGCTCAGGCGCCATGAAGACATCCAAGGCTCAGGCGCCATGAAGATATCCAAGGCTCAGGCGCCATGAAGATATCCAAGGCTCAGGCGCCATGAAGATATCCAAGGCTCAGGCGCCATGAAGATATCCAAGGCTCAGGCGCCATGACTTTCATCATGAAGATATCCAAGGCTCAGGCACCATGACTATCCTAGAGAATGCTTGCTGTCCTAGTTGGCTCAGGCTGCcagaacaaaataccatagactaggtggctttaACAATAGAAATTTGCTTCTCACAGTTTGAAGGCTGAGAAGTCCGATCAAGGTGTGGGCCAATTCAGGTTCTTGTGAGAGCTCTCTGTTCCTGGCTTGTAAGTGGCAACCTTCTAGCTGTgacctcacatggcctttccttggtatgtgcttgggggagggggtggtgaagAAAgccctctggtgtctcttctaaTAAGAACACTAATCTCATGATGTGGGCCCCgccctcatctaaccctaattacttcccaaaagCTGCATCTCCAAATGCCATCCCATTGGCTTCAACATTGAGAATCACTGAGAGAGTCTGAGGAAATATCATTTCTGCTTTATCATAGGTAGGACCCGTGTTTCCACAGGACTACCAAATTGATTAAGTCAAACAGCTAAGGATGTATTCCaggatttcaaaaaattttttagagCTAGAGAGGGTCTAAGTGATGCATGATTACAGCCCCTCATTTGATAAATGAGGGAacagacacagggaggggaagtgaTGTAATTGACCTTACACATCTAAGAGAAGAAGTTGGGCAGTGTTGCCTGGAAAGAATCATGTAGAGACAGGGTCAGAATTAGAATTCCCCACCAGCACACTGTGCCCAGACTCAAAAAGGCCGGTAGAATGTACTTTAGCAACCACCATTATAGAATAAGCAAGGAGGAGCCCATGTGAGACTGCACAGCTAAACAAGTTTAAATAATGtaccaacagggcttccctggtggcgcagtggttgagaatctgcctgctaatgcaggggacacgggttcgagccctggtctgggaagatcccacatgccgccgggcaactaggcccgtgagccacaactactgagcctgcgcgtctggagcctgtgctccgcgacaagagaggccgcgatagtgagaggcccgcgcaccgcgatgaagagtggcccccgcttgccacaactagaggaagccctcacacagaaacgaagacccaacacagccaaaaaaataaataaataataattaaaagaaaaaaaaaataatgtaccaacaaggacctactgtatagcacagggaactatactcaacattttgtaataacctataagggaaatgcatctgaaaaagaataggtatatgtatacctgaatcacttagctgtacacctgaaactaacacaatattgtaaatcaactatacttcaaaaaagtcattaaaagtaaaaataaacaaaaccaaccccccccccaaaataatgtAGTGCCCCATACACCTTCCCACCCAAAGTAGAGCTACTTTCTGAAGAAAAGAATTAGTTCTAATATTTCCTTGAGAAAATGGCAGagtaaatagaataaagaaattgAACCCATTAACCTCTAAATTAGAGGTGACTTTACTAGACATGGTGTCCCTGCCCAGGCAGTGACAGGCTCACGTGCCTGAAATGGAGTGACTCAAAGAAGGAAATCTCTCAGACTTGGCCCAAATGACAGATCTAGGGGTATAAGGGCCAACTTAACCTGAAATTCCTCCTTGTAAATTTACAAATGGATGTCTTTCCTGAAGTTTGGTCAAATGAGAGCTTTTATGTTGCAAGAACAGCTGACAGATTGTTGCTCAGAAGAAAAGCAGATTCTTAGGTGGATAGAAAACTATTTGTTTCCATGTGTGTTATCCTTTGATATGTGAAAAAAACCAGGTCTGGCTTGAGCCCGGGTTTCTTGCCTTGCTAGgaagagagatttgggggctgatgGCTGGGACAGGTAGGCAAGTTCTCCCAGTGCTGAGGGGAGTTACAGGATATTCCAGGGTGGAGAGTCTGCGTTCTGTGCATGTGCTCTTGCCTCCTGCCCAACTGGGTGTCAGGAAGGTAGGTCTGCAACGTTGGCAGCCGGTGGACGAGTGCCCTGAACTGTCACTTCTTCCTGGGTTTTGTGAGCAGCAAACTGGGCCAGTGCCAGAGTCCCAGATGGCCTGATTACCTGTGTTGCTCACCTGttctctccccccaaccccccacagcatgtcctctcctgcccttGGCTTGTCAAGTGCCTGAGAAAACATGTGACAAAGCTTTGGCAAATTTGGTGAAATTCGATCAAAACACAGTCAAGCGCTCTCCTGGGCGGCCAAGTCAGCCCGAGTGGTGCCTTGGCCTGCGGTCTCGGGGGATCACGCCAGGCCTGCCTCGCAGAGGCCCGACAGCTGCTGAAGGTCTGCACGCTAAGGAACTGCTAACCGTCAAGGCCAACTGGACCGTGTCACTCCCCTttgagggtggaggggaggaaaggaagcCTGCACAGAGGATAAACCTTCACATCCCCACTGAGGCCTAGAAGGCTCTTTGTGATCCAAGCCCAGCGTTGCCTCTTCAGCCTTGCTCCCCACCAGATCCCAGAACAAACCAGCTTTTTATTGTACTCAAGTCCTTCTGCCTAAACAGCTCTCCCTCTTATGCCTGCCTGAGTTACTCCTATCCACCCTTCCAGTGTTAGCGTAAGGGCCTTTGCGGATTCTTTTGCTAAATccacccccctcctccagcctcaacCCTTCATGTGCTCAGAGCACCTTGTATCTTAACTTCATAGCACTGAAATTGGCACGTAGCTATGCAATCGCTTATGGGGAGCTTTGTTTAATGCATGCCTCCCCCTTTAGACTCTAAGATTCACACGGAGCGGGGACTGTAGTGGATTTGCTCACCACACATCCTCATTGTCTGATCCATAGTAGGAATTCAAATACATACCTATATATGAATGAGAGAATGAGCTGAGGACTCTATATAGACGGGCGCTGTGCTGACCACTTTCTATGCATCATCTCATTCAATAGTAATATCCATTGTTATCTTGGTTTCACAGATGACAAAACAGAGgatcagaaaagttaagtaacctccctaaggtcacacagctagtacatGGCACAGCTGAAGCTTGAACCTGAAACTGTCTGGCTCCAGGCTAACCTTATAACCATCCCACTGTATTGTACTGGGAAATGCAAGGGTGTTTTTGAAGTCTGGGCCCCATGTTTGTAAGGCAATCAAGCACCCGTCTTCCTCTGTCTCCCATAATACATTCTCTAGTGTGGGCCAATAGagtgggctttaaaaaaattacccaaCCATGTGATCGCTTTTATTCCCTTTTATCCTGCTGCAGGCTCAACAATGGCCTCAGGATAAATTCTGAACTCCTTGGGTCAGCACATAACACCTTTTATGATGTCCCAACCCTACCCTTCATGAGCCTTGCGTTCTAGCAATCTGAATCAGCGTGCATTCCTGAACTATCTGctgtctccctccctgcctttgcaTCTGCTGCTTTTCCCACCCtggctcccctctccccagcccagtTCTGAGAACTCTGGAGCCTTACCTCCTCTGTGAAGATTCACCAACTTGAAAGAGCCCTTCTTCTCTGTGTGGCCACAGCACTAATCGTAGCACACATTATCCTGAGCCATTTCTCCCTATGCTTGTCTCCTATCAGGCTGGGAGCCCTAATAACAGGAACTGCAGCTTATTGTTTGTGTcttagtgcctggcatagagaaaGGGCTCCATAAATATTCATTCAGTAAAAACATGGACTTTCTACcctttgaaaaacagaaatattctcTGGCTTATATGCTGGGCCGTGATGGCAGAAATGCATCTTCCCTTTGATATGTCTGTACATTCCATAAAAACTACCAGCTAATAGGATATTTTGGATCGGTCTCTAAACATACTTTTGCTATTTTTGCTCGCTTGTTTCCACTTTGGAAACTGCAGGGATTTCTTCTCTCTGTGCATGATATAGACCAGAGTCACCAGCTCTTGAAATGCTGGCCATCAATCAATCGGCCTAAACACAGGCGGGCCTTACCATCCCTGCACTGAATGGGCTAAACTTCAGCAAGTAtttaagagagggagagagtaccaaataatcttaaaatgatATGTATACTTGAACATAAAAGCTAGGTCTTAATGTTGTTTAGGTTGAGTGAAGCCACTGTTTGGGACCCTCACACTTACCAAAATTCCCCATGTTGCGTTTGGTTGGGCTGCTAAGGGCACACCAGAAGGTTCATCTAACATCTGCAAACCCATTACTAATCAGAGTCTGGTCCAACCATATGGCATTTGAAAGCCCTCACAGGTCTAGACAGAATGTGCATGCCCCAAAGCCATCAAACTGTGTTGAAGAAGACACTTGTTCAAAGCAGAAGAGCCACATCCTCCTGAGTGTTTTGTTGATGGAAATGAGATCTAATTCTAatccaaaaagaggaaaagaccttCTGTTTTCCAGCCATCGAATCAGAACGGGCAGAACTGGTGTATGGCTCAATTTCTCTATGGGTGAAATCAGGGCTCATGATATCATCGGGCTCCCTGTGGAGGCTGTTAAGTGCTAATGAGAAAATAACGTTTGTGAAGAATGTTGTGCTTCCTGGGGAAAGGAaatacaccattttttttttcttttcgccAGAAGCAGCACCTGTCTTTGTCAGTCAGATGCCCTCCCAaactcattatctttttttttttttttttggtggtttctatctgttttttttttttttttaaacatctttattgaagtataattgctttacaatggtgtgttagtttctgcttttataacaaagtgaatcagttatacatatacatatgttcccatatctcttccctcttgcatctccctccctcccaccctccccatcctacccctctaggtggtcacaaagcaccgagctgacctccctgtgctatgcggctgcttcccactagctatctattccaAACTCATTATCTTTAAGTTGGAGGCT
This window encodes:
- the PARM1 gene encoding prostate androgen-regulated mucin-like protein 1; its protein translation is MVYKTLFALCVFTAGLRLQSASTSTLSPVSLPAKSSPPTAFWTSSPQSPPVSPTGGTPSTSVLPDTASARTFPSAKNDSAEPREEEPTSPASNWEGTDADASPTSGGVHLTPTLEEHTSDTPEARVPATGSQPPVESPALTSPQAPASSPSPPSTSPPEEVPSASVSTNRNSAEASTKPTGALTTSEPPAEEHSSGHRATSHAPAEPVPTETTAQATVPPRVTCMLIDTETTTASPGVIMQEVEHELSSGSIAAITVTVIAVVLLVFGVAAYLKIRHSSYGRLLDDHDYGSWGNYNNPLYDDS